The following coding sequences are from one Zalophus californianus isolate mZalCal1 chromosome 5, mZalCal1.pri.v2, whole genome shotgun sequence window:
- the LOC113929453 gene encoding mitochondrial ornithine transporter 2 translates to MKSNPAIQAAIDLTAGAVGGTACVLTGQPFDTVKVKMQTFPGLYKGLTDCCLKTYSQVGLRGFYKGTGPALMAYVAENSVLFMCYGFCQELVRKVVGLDKQARLSDLQTAAAGSLASAFAALALCPTELVKCRLQTMYEMEMSGKIAKSQNTIWSVVKSILRKEGPLGFYQGLSSTLLQEVPGYFFFFGGYELSRSFFASGRSKDELGPVPLMLSGGIAGICLWLVIYPVDCIKSRIQVLSMSGKQAGFLGTLISIVKNEGIAALYSGLTATMIRAFPANGSLFLAYEYSRRMMMSQFEAY, encoded by the coding sequence ATGAAGTCCAATCCTGCCATCCAAGCCGCCATCGACCTGACAGCGGGCGCGGTCGGGGGCACGGCTTGTGTCCTGACCGGGCAGCCTTTCGACACAGTGAAAGTGAAGATGCAGACGTTCCCCGGCCTGTACAAGGGCCTCACCGACTGCTGCCTGAAAACGTACTCCCAAGTGGGCCTGCGGGGCTTCTACAAAGGAACCGGCCCTGCGCTGATGGCCTACGTCGCCGAGAACTCTGTCCTCTTCATGTGCTATGGCTTCTGCCAAGAGCTTGTGAGGAAAGTGGTTGGACTGGATAAGCAGGCGAGGCTGAGTGATCTGCAGACGGCAGCTGCGGGTTCCTTAGCCTCCGCGTTTGCTGCGCTGGCCCTGTGCCCCACTGAGCTTGTCAAGTGCCGACTGCAGACCATGTACGAAATGGAGATGTCAGGGAAAATAGCAAAAAGCCAAAATACAATCTGGTCAGTCGTGAAGAGTATCCTTAGAAAGGAAGGCCCCTTGGGCTTCTACCAAGGACTCTCGAGCACTCTCCTTCAAGAAGTACCGGGCTATTTCTTCTTCTTCGGTGGCTATGAACTGAGTAGATCATTTTTTGCCTCAGGGAGATCAAAAGATGAACTAGGCCCTGTCCCTTTGATGTTAAGTGGTGGAATTGCTGGAATTTGTCTTTGGCTTGTCATCTATCCAGTGGATTGTATCAAATCCAGAATTCAGGTTCTTTCCATGTCTGGAAAACAGGCTGGGTTTCTGGGAACTCTTATAAGTATTGTGAAAAATGAAGGAATAGCAGCCTTATATTCTGGACTGACCGCTACTATGATTCGAGCATTCCCTGCCAATGGGTCACTATTTTTGGCTTATGAATACAGCAGGAGAATGATGATGAGCCAGTTTGAAGCATACTGA